One part of the Glycine max cultivar Williams 82 chromosome 14, Glycine_max_v4.0, whole genome shotgun sequence genome encodes these proteins:
- the LOC100786204 gene encoding probable methyltransferase At1g29790: MGSVSLKVGDGTARFHRATLCSSAVNILMIFSVITTNLFALYAFTASPKHPHHSLLHHNAHKNISLISEQVSLILREIDLSQKKLAQMEKELLGYESIDLSRPNIASELKLFLQRHQLPLGKDSRTGITEMVPSVGHTCEKNSDLLSQFMNYKVFGACPDDWSVAQKLILKGCEPLPRRRCFAKTVSKVGLYPFPDSLWKPVGNKTVNWSGLNCKNFECLNGKKLSRECVGCFDLVHGNENVRFVKAKSKNDFLVDDVLALGGGGVRIGLDIGGGSGSFAARMADRNVTVVTSTLNVEAPFSEFIAARGLFPLYLSLDHRFPFYDNVFDLVHASSGLDVGGKSEKLEFFMFDIDRVLRAGGLFWLDNFFCANEEKKQVLTRLIERFGYKKLKWVVGEKVDSVGSGKPEVVLSAVLQKPVRA; the protein is encoded by the coding sequence ATGGGTTCGGTTTCTCTGAAAGTAGGAGATGGAACAGCCAGATTCCATAGAGCAACACTGTGTTCTTCAGCTGTTAACATTCTCATGATATTCTCTGTCATCACCACCAACCTATTTGCTCTCTATGCTTTCACGGCTTCCCCAAAACACCCCCATCACTCTCTCCTTCACCACAATGCCCACAAAAACATCTCTCTCATCTCTGAACAAGTCTCACTCATTCTCAGAGAGATCGATTTGTCCCAGAAGAAACTGGCCCAGatggagaaagagcttctaggaTATGAAAGCATTGATCTTTCGAGACCCAACATTGCATCCGAGCTCAAACTCTTCCTCCAGCGCCACCAGCTCCCTCTGGGGAAAGACTCTAGAACTGGGATCACTGAGATGGTGCCATCTGTTGGCCACACCTGTGAGAAAAATTCAGACTTGTTGTCTCAGTTCATGAATTACAAGGTTTTTGGAGCTTGCCCTGATGATTGGAGTGTGGCACAGAAGCTGATCTTAAAAGGGTGTGAGCCTCTGCCTAGGAGGAGGTGTTTTGCAAAGACTGTTTCCAAGGTAGGTTTGTACCCCTTTCCGGATTCTCTTTGGAAGCCTGTTGGTAATAAGACTGTTAACTGGAGTGGCCTTAATTGTAAGAATTTTGAGTGTTTGAATGGTAAGAAGTTGAGTAGGGAGTGCGTTGGTTGCTTTGATTTGGTTCATGGCAATGAGAATGTTAGGTTTGTTAAGGCTAAGAGTAAGAATGATTTTCTGGTTGACGATGTCTTGGCCTTGGGAGGTGGAGGGGTTAGAATAGGGCTCGACATTGGTGGAGGGTCTGGATCCTTTGCTGCTAGAATGGCGGATAGGAATGTTACTGTGGTTACTAGCACTCTCAATGTTGAAGCCCCGTTCAGTGAGTTCATTGCTGCAAGAGGGCTTTTTCCTCTTTACTTGAGCTTGGATCATAGGTTCCCTTTCTATGACAATGTGTTTGACTTGGTTCATGCTTCAAGTGGCTTGGATGTTGGAGGGAAGAGTGAGAAGTTGgagttttttatgtttgatattgATAGAGTTTTGAGGGCTGGTGGTTTGTTCTGGCTGGATAACTTCTTTTGTGCCAATGAAGAGAAGAAGCAAGTTTTGACTCGGTTGATTGAAAGGTTTGGAtataaaaagttgaaatggGTTGTGGGAGAGAAGGTTGATAGTGTTGGCTCAGGCAAACCTGAAGTTGTGTTATCTGCTGTCCTTCAGAAACCTGTTAGAGCTTAG